A genomic segment from Gemmatimonadaceae bacterium encodes:
- a CDS encoding ABC transporter ATP-binding protein, whose protein sequence is MISVRALTKLYGDFPAVSGLSFDVGPGEVLGLVGPNGAGKTTTLRCLVGIIAPSQGTIAIAGHDIVTDPVEAKRALAFIPDEPYLFEYLTVEEHLTFVARVYGVADAGARAPELLRELELTDKARALPGELSRGMRQKLAIACGLLHNPSGLILDEPLTGLDPGGMRRMKNTIAARARDGAAVVLSSHLLHLVEELCTKLLVIAKGRAVAYGTLEQIVAERPALAGRSLEDVFLMLTGDGSDRPIGA, encoded by the coding sequence ATGATCTCCGTTCGCGCGCTCACCAAACTGTACGGCGACTTTCCCGCCGTGTCCGGACTCTCGTTTGACGTGGGGCCGGGCGAGGTGCTCGGCCTCGTGGGCCCCAACGGCGCCGGCAAGACGACCACGCTGCGCTGCCTGGTGGGGATCATCGCCCCGTCGCAGGGCACGATCGCGATCGCCGGCCACGACATCGTGACCGACCCGGTGGAGGCCAAGCGGGCGCTGGCGTTCATTCCCGACGAGCCATACTTGTTCGAGTATCTCACCGTCGAGGAGCACCTGACGTTCGTGGCCCGCGTGTACGGCGTGGCCGACGCGGGGGCGCGCGCCCCCGAGCTGCTGCGCGAACTGGAGCTGACCGACAAGGCGCGGGCGTTGCCCGGGGAACTGTCGCGCGGCATGCGCCAGAAGCTGGCCATCGCCTGCGGGCTGCTGCACAACCCGTCGGGGTTGATCCTCGACGAGCCGCTCACGGGGCTGGATCCGGGCGGGATGCGCCGGATGAAGAACACGATCGCCGCCCGGGCGCGCGACGGCGCCGCGGTGGTGCTCAGTTCGCACCTTCTGCACCTGGTGGAGGAGTTGTGCACCAAGCTCCTCGTGATCGCCAAGGGGCGGGCGGTGGCGTATGGCACGCTGGAGCAGATCGTGGCCGAGCGACCGGCGCTGGCGGGGCGCAGCCTCGAGGACGTGTTCCTGATGCTCACCGGCG
- a CDS encoding sugar phosphate nucleotidyltransferase, which translates to MKVIIPLAGKGTRLRPHTHVTPKPMLRIAGKPVIDYVMDDLQRLGGVEQVVYITGHLKEKVEAYARGKYPFDSVFIEQHVQDGTAGAVALARPYVDQPVLIVFVDTIFDADLSVIHRTDADGIIWTKEVEDYQRFGVVVTDADGNMTRIVEKPTTPISKRANIGLYYIRNWKLLYEGIAHVLAAPKNKGEYYLTDAFQYMIDHGAKIRVIDVEGWYDAGKLDTLLATNRAILETRHMARHPAAGAGVTFVEPVYVEDGVTLRRATIGPNVSISAGTTIEDSTLRDTIVGSRARILRCALHDSLIGDEVALEGVAGQVTVGDQSEVLAG; encoded by the coding sequence ATGAAGGTGATCATTCCGTTGGCGGGCAAGGGCACGCGGCTGCGCCCGCACACGCACGTGACGCCCAAGCCGATGCTGCGCATCGCGGGCAAGCCGGTGATCGACTACGTGATGGACGACCTGCAGCGCCTGGGCGGGGTGGAGCAGGTGGTGTACATCACCGGGCATCTCAAGGAGAAGGTCGAGGCGTACGCGCGCGGCAAGTATCCGTTCGACTCGGTGTTCATTGAGCAGCACGTGCAGGACGGCACGGCGGGCGCCGTGGCGCTCGCCCGACCGTACGTGGACCAGCCGGTGCTGATCGTGTTCGTGGACACGATCTTCGACGCCGATCTCTCGGTGATCCATCGCACCGACGCCGACGGGATCATCTGGACCAAGGAAGTGGAGGACTACCAGCGGTTCGGCGTGGTGGTGACCGACGCCGACGGCAACATGACGCGGATCGTGGAGAAGCCGACGACGCCGATCTCCAAGCGCGCCAACATCGGGTTGTACTACATCCGCAACTGGAAGCTGCTGTACGAGGGGATCGCCCACGTGCTGGCGGCGCCCAAGAACAAGGGCGAGTACTATCTCACCGACGCCTTCCAGTACATGATCGACCACGGCGCGAAGATCCGCGTGATCGACGTGGAGGGCTGGTACGACGCGGGCAAGCTCGACACGCTGCTCGCGACCAACCGGGCGATCCTCGAGACGCGGCACATGGCGCGCCATCCCGCGGCGGGCGCCGGGGTGACGTTCGTGGAGCCGGTGTACGTGGAGGACGGCGTGACGCTGCGCCGGGCGACGATCGGGCCCAACGTCTCGATCAGCGCCGGCACGACGATCGAGGATTCCACGCTGCGCGACACGATCGTCGGCTCGCGGGCGCGGATCCTGCGGTGCGCGCTTCACGATTCGCTGATCGGCGACGAGGTGGCGCTGGAGGGGGTGGCCGGGCAGGTGACGGTGGGCGACCAGTCCGAGGTGTTGGCCGGGTAG
- a CDS encoding cupin, protein MSGRATVTHVPKPWGHETIWAHTDQYVGKILHIKAGQALSVQYHDVKDETVYLLSGELIYRVWDQPVAGGAVPPDAKPVDVKLTLGEAYRITPHTVHQMEAVTDCDILEASTPHLADVVRLQDRYGRQGTSAP, encoded by the coding sequence ATGTCCGGTCGAGCCACCGTCACGCACGTCCCCAAGCCCTGGGGACATGAAACCATCTGGGCCCACACCGACCAGTACGTGGGCAAGATCCTGCACATCAAGGCGGGGCAGGCCCTGTCGGTGCAGTATCACGACGTCAAGGACGAGACGGTGTATCTGCTGTCGGGCGAGCTGATCTACCGCGTGTGGGACCAGCCGGTGGCGGGGGGCGCCGTGCCGCCGGACGCCAAGCCGGTGGACGTCAAGCTCACGCTCGGCGAGGCGTACCGCATCACGCCGCACACGGTGCACCAGATGGAAGCGGTCACCGACTGCGACATTCTCGAGGCGTCCACTCCCCATCTGGCCGACGTCGTCCGGCTGCAGGACCGCTACGGACGCCAGGGCACGAGCGCGCCATGA